The Paramagnetospirillum magnetotacticum MS-1 genome includes a window with the following:
- a CDS encoding bacteriohemerythrin gives MTISFTVKNRIYGGFLTILGLLIAIAVVVGFGFIAIETNIDQYQRINTNTLRVLSIDRNVVGLRRNVLLFTGSLGDEKALTRVRVLQSELAKDLGEAISATANPERKAALERMKALVDGYNANFEKVIALRAKRDKMLDEQLVPSGAAMRSQLTGLMDAAMAEGDYTTAAHTGKAQEQLLLARLNANRFLATPQAQFAQAANDQIAAAEAAVKTLGTQARDARTRKVVDSLSQSLPAYASVFRQLVDATTAMDQIVTKDNAALAAEFADQSTKVKNSQLERLASLGQETGDTINAKELQSRILSVLAVIIGLTFAVLIARSILGPIDAMTGVMGQLASNNLDVEVPFAGRADEIGVMAKSVAHFKDQLVRVRQLEAEQERQKKQAEADRLMAMRKMADTFEDSVGKVIETVTSAATELQAASGQMAGTATETSSQATTVASAAQEASTNVETVAAATEELAASINEIAHQVERSQAVAERAREEADHTTQQVRALSENVGRIGEIVDLINDIASQTNLLALNATIEAARAGDAGKGFAVVANEVKNLANQTARATSEIGSQISAVQQSTSAAVAAIDSISTVIGEMGEISTSVASAVQEQTAATGEIARNVEQAAAGTSEVSSNIVSVEQAARETGQAAEQIKESSGDLSRQAEFLRHEVGVFLAQVRSDKKDMTLLHWDATAETGEATVDKHHRDLFELVNKAYRQMMSGEGSQMAVPLLAELDRTMRSHFTEEESLMSRSAYAEIETHRRSHHAFFERVDPLRAAIAAGSAEAGGELFDYVATWLSQHIRKDDKALAAFLAEKKAA, from the coding sequence ATGACGATCTCGTTCACCGTCAAGAACCGCATTTATGGCGGCTTTCTAACCATTCTCGGCCTGCTGATCGCGATTGCGGTCGTGGTCGGGTTCGGCTTCATCGCCATCGAGACCAATATCGATCAGTACCAAAGGATCAACACCAACACGCTTCGGGTCCTGTCCATCGACCGCAACGTGGTTGGCCTGCGGCGCAATGTGCTGCTCTTTACCGGCAGCCTGGGCGACGAGAAGGCTTTGACCCGCGTGCGGGTGCTGCAATCTGAGCTTGCCAAGGATCTGGGCGAAGCCATCTCGGCCACGGCCAATCCCGAGCGAAAGGCTGCGCTCGAACGGATGAAGGCACTGGTGGACGGCTATAACGCCAATTTCGAGAAGGTCATCGCCCTGCGCGCCAAGCGCGACAAGATGCTGGACGAGCAGTTGGTTCCCTCGGGCGCCGCCATGCGCAGCCAACTGACCGGCCTCATGGACGCCGCCATGGCTGAAGGCGATTACACCACCGCCGCCCATACGGGCAAGGCGCAGGAGCAGTTGCTGCTGGCCCGGCTCAATGCCAACCGTTTCCTGGCAACCCCCCAAGCCCAGTTTGCCCAGGCCGCCAACGATCAGATCGCCGCCGCAGAAGCAGCGGTCAAGACTCTGGGAACCCAGGCCCGCGACGCGCGCACCCGCAAAGTGGTGGACAGCCTCTCTCAATCCCTGCCCGCCTACGCCTCCGTCTTCCGGCAATTGGTGGATGCCACCACCGCCATGGATCAGATCGTCACCAAGGACAACGCCGCCCTGGCCGCCGAATTCGCCGATCAGTCCACCAAGGTGAAAAACTCCCAGTTGGAGCGCTTAGCGAGCCTGGGCCAGGAAACCGGGGACACGATCAACGCCAAGGAACTTCAGTCCCGGATTCTGTCGGTATTGGCCGTGATTATCGGCCTGACCTTCGCCGTCCTGATCGCCCGCTCCATCCTGGGCCCCATCGACGCCATGACCGGGGTCATGGGGCAACTGGCCAGCAACAATCTCGATGTCGAGGTGCCCTTCGCCGGTCGGGCCGATGAGATCGGGGTCATGGCCAAGTCGGTGGCGCACTTCAAGGATCAACTGGTCCGCGTCCGTCAGTTGGAAGCCGAGCAGGAACGGCAGAAGAAGCAGGCCGAGGCCGACCGCCTGATGGCCATGCGCAAAATGGCCGACACCTTCGAAGACAGCGTCGGCAAGGTGATCGAGACCGTGACCTCGGCGGCCACCGAGCTTCAGGCGGCCTCGGGCCAGATGGCCGGAACGGCCACCGAGACCAGTTCCCAGGCCACCACCGTCGCCTCGGCCGCCCAGGAGGCCTCCACCAATGTGGAGACCGTCGCCGCCGCCACCGAGGAACTGGCCGCCTCCATCAACGAAATCGCCCATCAGGTGGAACGTTCCCAGGCCGTGGCAGAGCGCGCCCGCGAAGAGGCCGACCACACCACGCAACAGGTTCGGGCCCTGTCCGAGAATGTGGGGCGCATCGGCGAAATCGTCGATCTGATCAACGACATCGCGTCCCAGACCAATCTTCTGGCGCTCAACGCCACCATCGAGGCGGCCCGCGCGGGCGACGCTGGCAAAGGCTTCGCCGTCGTCGCCAACGAGGTGAAGAATCTGGCCAACCAGACCGCGCGCGCCACCAGCGAGATCGGCAGCCAGATCTCGGCGGTGCAGCAAAGCACCAGCGCCGCCGTCGCCGCCATCGACAGCATTTCCACGGTGATCGGCGAAATGGGCGAGATCAGCACCTCGGTGGCCTCCGCCGTCCAGGAGCAGACCGCCGCCACCGGCGAAATCGCCCGCAATGTGGAACAGGCCGCGGCCGGGACCTCGGAAGTGTCCAGCAATATCGTCTCGGTGGAGCAGGCCGCCCGAGAAACCGGACAGGCGGCGGAACAGATCAAGGAATCCTCGGGCGACCTGTCACGGCAAGCGGAGTTTCTCCGTCACGAAGTGGGCGTCTTCCTGGCCCAGGTCCGCTCGGACAAGAAAGACATGACTCTGCTTCATTGGGACGCCACGGCCGAAACCGGCGAAGCGACGGTGGACAAACATCACCGCGACCTGTTCGAACTGGTCAACAAGGCCTACCGTCAAATGATGAGCGGCGAGGGCAGTCAGATGGCCGTCCCCCTGCTGGCCGAGCTCGACCGCACCATGCGCAGCCATTTCACCGAGGAAGAAAGCCTGATGAGCCGCAGCGCCTATGCGGAGATCGAAACCCATCGCAGATCGCACCACGCCTTCTTCGAGCGGGTCGATCCCTTGCGCGCCGCCATTGCCGCGGGAAGCGCCGAGGCAGGGGGCGAGTTGTTCGATTATGTCGCTACCTGGCTGAGCCAGCACATCCGTAAGGACGACAAGGCCCTTGCCGCCTTTTTGGCGGAAAAGAAGGCCGCTTGA